The Oncorhynchus tshawytscha isolate Ot180627B linkage group LG12, Otsh_v2.0, whole genome shotgun sequence genome includes a window with the following:
- the LOC121847887 gene encoding early nodulin-75-like, whose translation MPYYPCYYQSPPATTSHPLLLPVTPATSSHPPLLLPVTPCYFQSPPATSSHPCYYQSPPATTSLLLLCRYTDPERYPDPERYPDPERYPERYPDPERYPDPERYPDPERYPDPERYPGPERYPERYPDPERYPERYPDPERYPDPERYPDPERYPDPERYPDPERYPNPERYPDPERYPDPERYPDPERYPERYPDPERYPDPERYPDPERYPERYPDPEQRYPDPERYPDPERYPDPERYPDPERYPDPERYPDPERYPDPERYPDPERYPDPERYPESVTPTQSVTLTQSVTQTQSRYPDPERYPDPERYPDPERYPDPERYPDPERYPDPERYPDPERYPVTPTQSPRPRALPPERYPDPERYPDPERYPDPERYADPERYPDPERYPERYPDPERYPDPERYPDPERYPERYPESVTLTQSVTPTQSVTPTQSVTQTQSVTQTQSVTPTQSVTPTQSVTPTQSVTPTQSVTPDPERYPDPERYPDPERYPERYPDPERYPDPERYPDPERYPDPERYPDPEQRYPDPERYPDPERYLDPERYPDPERYPERYPDPERYLDPERYPDPERYLDPERYLDPERYPDPERYPDPERYPDPERYPDPERYPDPERYPDPERYPDPERYLDPVQSIFC comes from the exons ATGCCCTATTACCCCTGCTACTACCAGTCACCCCCTGCTACTACCAGTCACCCCCTGCTACTACCAGTCACCCCTGCTACTTCCAGTCACCCCCCCCTGCTACTTCCAGTCACCCCCTGCTACTTCCAGTCACCCCCTGCTACTTCCAGTCACCCCTGCTACTACCAGTCACCCCCTGCCACTACCA gcctactacttttGTGTCGTTACACCGACCCAGAGCGTTACCCCGACCCAGAGCGTTACCCCGACCCAGAGCGTTACCCAGAGCGTTACCCCGACCCAGAGCGTTACCCCGACCCAGAGCGTTACCCAGACCCAGAGCGTTACCCAGACCCAGAGCGTTACCCCGGCCCAGAGCGTTACCCAGAGCGTTACCCCGACCCAGAGCGTTACCCAGAGCGTTACCCCGACCCAGAGCGTTACCCCGACCCAGAGCGTTACCCCGACCCAGAGCGTTACCCCGACCCAGAGCGTTACCCCGACCCAGAGCGTTACCCCAACCCAGAGCGTTACCCCGACCCAGAGCGTTACCCAGACCCAGAGCGTTACCCAGACCCAGAGCGTTACCCAGAGCGTTACCCCGACCCAGAGCGTTACCCTGACCCAGAGCGTTACCCAGACCCAGAGCGTTACCCAGAGCGTTACCCCGACCCAGAGC AGCGTTACCCCGACCCAGAGCGTTACCCCGACCCAGAGCGTTACCCCGACCCAGAGCGTTACCCCGACCCAGAGCGTTACCCCGACCCAGAGCGTTACCCCGACCCAGAGCGTTACCCCGACCCAGAGCGTTACCCAGACCCAGAGCGTTACCCAGACCCAGAGCGTTACCCAGAGAGCGTTACCCCGACCCAGAGCGTTACCCTGACCCAGAGCGTTACCCAGACCCAGAGC CGTTACCCCGACCCAGAGCGTTACCCCGACCCAGAGCGTTACCCAGACCCAGAGCGTTACCCAGACCCAGAGCGTTACCCCGACCCAGAGCGTTACCCCGACCCAGAGCGTTACCCCGACCCAGAGCGTTACCCCGTTACCCCGACCCAGAGCCCCCGACCCAGAGCGTTACCCCCAGAGCGTTACCCCGACCCAGAGCGTTACCCCGACCCAGAGCGTTACCCCGACCCAGAGCGTTACGCAGACCCAGAGCGTTACCCAGACCCAGAGCGTTACCCAGAGCGTTACCCCGACCCAGAGCGTTACCCTGACCCAGAGCGTTACCCAGACCCAGAGCGTTACCCAGAGCGTTACCCCGAGAGCGTTACCCTGACCCAGAGCGTTACCCCGACCCAGAGCGTTACCCCGACCCAGAGCGTTACCCAGACCCAGAGCGTTACCCAGACCCAGAGCGTTACCCCGACCCAGAGCGTTACCCCGACCCAGAGCGTTACCCCGACCCAGAGCGTTACCCCGACCCAGAGCGTTACCCCCGACCCAGAGCGTTACCCTGACCCAGAGCGTTACCCAGACCCAGAGCGTTACCCAGAGCGTTACCCCGACCCAGAGCGTTACCCAGACCCAGAGCGTTACCCAGACCCAGAGCGTTACCCCGACCCAGAGCGTTACCCCGACCCAGAGC AGCGTTACCCAGACCCAGAGCGTTACCCTGACCCAGAGCGTTACCTTGACCCAGAGCGTTACCCTGACCCAGAGCGTTACCCAGAGCGTTACCCAGACCCAGAGCGTTACCTTGACCCAGAGCGTTACCCTGACCCAGAGCGTTACCTTGACCCAGAGCGTTACCTTGACCCAGAGCGTTACCCCGACCCAGAGCGTTACCCCGACCCAGAGCGTTACCCCGACCCAGAGCGTTACCCCGACCCAGAGCGTTACCCAGACCCAGAGCGTTACCCCGACCCAGAGCGTTACCCTGACCCAGAGCGTTACCTTGACCCAGTGCAGAGCATTTTTTGTTGA